A single Streptomyces sp. Edi2 DNA region contains:
- a CDS encoding cytochrome ubiquinol oxidase subunit I: MELALAPETLARWQFGITTVYHFLFVPLTISLAALVAGLETAWVRTGKEKYLKATKFWGKLFLINIAMGVVTGIVQEFQFGMNWSAYSRFVGDVFGAPLAFEALIAFFFESTFIGLWIFGWDKLPKKIHCFCMWMVSIGTILSAYFILAANSWMQHPVGYKYNAANGRAELTDFWKVLTQDTTLVVAFHTLTAAFLTGAAFMVGIAAFHLMRKKHIKVMRTSLRLGLITLVISGILTAVSGDSLGKVMFKQQPMKMAAAEALWDKEEPAPFSVFAYGDVEKGHNTVAIEIPGLLSFLAHNDFSSPVPGINDVNKSEQQKFGPGDYRPNIPVAYWGFRWMIGFGMSSFAIGLAGLWLTRKKFWLAPGLRTGDEEPPHLALTKNKVLGARLSKWYWSLAFVTLGFPLIANSWGWIFTEMGRQPWAVYGVLRTSDAVSPGVSQGEVLTSMIVFTALYAILAVVEVKLLVKYIKAGPQELTDSDLNPPTKIGGDSTDADRPMAFSY, from the coding sequence ATGGAACTGGCGTTGGCGCCAGAGACTCTGGCGCGATGGCAATTCGGCATCACCACCGTCTACCACTTCCTGTTCGTCCCCTTGACGATCTCCCTCGCCGCTCTGGTGGCCGGACTCGAGACCGCATGGGTACGCACGGGCAAGGAGAAGTACCTCAAGGCCACCAAGTTCTGGGGCAAGCTGTTTCTGATCAATATCGCGATGGGTGTCGTCACCGGCATCGTCCAGGAGTTCCAGTTCGGCATGAACTGGTCCGCCTACTCGCGGTTCGTCGGGGACGTCTTCGGCGCCCCGCTGGCCTTCGAGGCGCTGATCGCGTTCTTCTTCGAGTCGACCTTCATCGGCCTGTGGATCTTCGGCTGGGACAAACTGCCGAAGAAGATCCACTGCTTCTGCATGTGGATGGTCTCGATCGGCACGATCCTGTCGGCGTACTTCATCCTCGCGGCGAACTCCTGGATGCAGCACCCGGTCGGCTACAAGTACAACGCCGCGAACGGGCGTGCCGAGCTGACGGACTTCTGGAAGGTGCTGACCCAGGACACCACCCTGGTCGTCGCCTTCCACACGCTGACCGCGGCCTTCCTGACCGGCGCCGCGTTCATGGTCGGTATCGCCGCCTTCCACCTGATGCGCAAGAAGCACATCAAGGTCATGCGGACGTCGCTGCGGCTCGGGCTGATCACGCTGGTCATCTCGGGCATCCTCACCGCGGTCAGCGGTGACTCGCTCGGCAAGGTCATGTTCAAGCAGCAGCCCATGAAGATGGCCGCGGCCGAGGCGCTGTGGGACAAGGAAGAACCGGCACCGTTCTCGGTCTTCGCCTACGGCGATGTCGAAAAGGGACACAACACGGTCGCCATCGAGATACCCGGCCTGCTGTCCTTCCTCGCGCACAACGACTTCAGCTCGCCGGTCCCCGGTATCAACGACGTCAACAAGTCCGAGCAGCAGAAGTTCGGGCCCGGCGACTACCGGCCCAACATCCCGGTCGCCTACTGGGGCTTCCGCTGGATGATCGGCTTCGGTATGTCGTCCTTCGCCATCGGGCTCGCCGGGCTCTGGCTCACCCGTAAGAAGTTCTGGCTGGCTCCGGGGCTGCGGACCGGCGACGAGGAGCCACCGCATCTCGCGCTCACCAAGAACAAGGTGCTCGGTGCCCGTCTGAGCAAGTGGTACTGGTCGCTCGCCTTCGTCACCCTCGGCTTCCCGCTCATCGCGAACTCGTGGGGCTGGATCTTCACCGAGATGGGCCGCCAGCCCTGGGCCGTCTACGGCGTGCTGCGCACCTCGGACGCGGTGTCGCCCGGCGTCTCGCAGGGCGAGGTGCTGACCTCGATGATCGTCTTCACCGCGCTCTACGCGATCCTCGCCGTGGTCGAGGTCAAGCTGCTGGTGAAGTACATCAAGGCCGGACCGCAGGAGCTCACCGACTCCGACCTCAACCCGCCCACCAAGATCGGCGGCGACAGCACGGACGCCGACCGGCCGATGGCCTTCTCGTACTAG
- the cydB gene encoding cytochrome d ubiquinol oxidase subunit II: protein MQLHDVWFVLIAVLWTGYFFLEGFDFGIGIHTKLLARDRQEKRVLINTIGPVWDGNEVWLISAAGATFAAFPDWYATLFSGFYLPLLLILVCLIVRGVAFEYRHKRTEERWQRNWENAIFWASLLPAVLWGVLFGNLVHGVKIDAHKEYVGSVLDLLNPYAILGGLLTLTLFTFHGAVFASLKTTGDIRDRSRRMAAVLGALTLVPVVGFLGWTQAAKGDGTSLIVMIVAVVALVAALGANKLGREGWAFAFSGITVVAAIAMLFLTLFPNVMPSTLNKSWSLTVSNASSSPYTLKIITWCAGFATPLVMLYQGWTYWVFRKRIGTQHIADAH from the coding sequence GTGCAACTCCACGACGTCTGGTTCGTCCTTATCGCCGTCCTCTGGACCGGGTACTTCTTCCTCGAAGGGTTCGACTTCGGGATCGGTATCCACACCAAGCTCCTCGCCCGCGACCGGCAGGAGAAGCGCGTACTGATCAACACCATCGGCCCGGTCTGGGACGGCAACGAGGTCTGGCTGATCAGCGCGGCCGGTGCGACCTTCGCGGCCTTCCCCGACTGGTACGCCACCCTCTTCTCCGGCTTCTATCTGCCGCTGCTGCTGATCCTGGTGTGCCTGATCGTGCGCGGGGTCGCCTTCGAATACCGCCACAAGCGGACCGAGGAGCGCTGGCAGCGGAACTGGGAAAACGCGATCTTCTGGGCCTCGCTGCTGCCCGCGGTGCTCTGGGGTGTCCTGTTCGGCAACCTCGTGCACGGCGTCAAGATCGATGCTCACAAGGAGTATGTGGGGAGCGTTCTCGACCTGCTGAACCCGTACGCGATTCTGGGCGGGCTGCTCACGCTGACGCTGTTCACCTTCCACGGTGCGGTGTTCGCCTCGCTCAAGACGACGGGCGACATCCGGGATCGGTCACGCAGGATGGCGGCCGTCCTCGGAGCGCTCACGCTGGTGCCGGTGGTCGGCTTCCTGGGCTGGACCCAGGCCGCCAAGGGTGACGGCACCAGCCTGATCGTCATGATCGTCGCGGTGGTCGCGCTGGTAGCGGCGCTGGGGGCCAACAAGCTCGGGCGTGAGGGCTGGGCGTTCGCCTTCTCCGGCATCACGGTCGTGGCCGCGATCGCGATGCTGTTCCTGACGCTCTTCCCGAACGTCATGCCCTCGACGCTGAACAAGAGCTGGAGCCTCACGGTCAGCAATGCCTCGTCCAGCCCCTACACCCTGAAGATCATCACGTGGTGCGCCGGTTTCGCCACACCACTGGTGATGCTCTACCAAGGCTGGACGTACTGGGTGTTCCGCAAGCGCATCGGCACCCAGCACATCGCCGATGCCCACTAA